tggcagaGGTAAAAATattctgaacagaaaaccaatggttcaggctctaagatcaacagctATCAAATGGGACCTTACTCTGTGCCCAGAACCCACTTGCGGAGAAGTGCTGACACATCTGAGAGTATAGGTGAGACCACTATTTCTGTTCAGAGGACCCACCCAGAactctcaggacacaggaaccaaggagcagtctggggcaGGATTCTTCTAGTCTCTGTCTGTGCCTAGAACTGACACTGTGCCATGGCTCTCTGTACCTGGATACTGTCAAGAGAGAGCTGGAcccccaggagtgctgacacacaggcttacaggagggtcaagctgctgtcagagacagcaagaccagctaacaccagagagaaccagatggcgagaggcaagtacaagaacctaagcaacagaaagcaaggctacttggcatcatcaaaacctAGTTCTCCCATCCCAGTAAGTCcaggatatcccaacacaccagaaaaagaagGGTCTGATGTAAAATCACTTCTCataatgatgttagaggacttaagaaggatataaatagggctagagtgatggctcagtggttatgagcacagattgctcttccagaggtcctgagttcaaatcccagcatccacatggtggctcacgacaatctgtaatgagatctcatgccctctctggtgtatctgaagacagctacagtgtacttacatataataaataaataaatctttagaaaaaatgacataaataactcccttaaagaaatacaggacaacacaggaaaacaggtagaagaccttaaagagaaaacacaaaaatcccttaaagaattacaggaaaacgcaGTCAAACAGGTAAAGTAATAgaacaaaagcatccaggatctaaaaatggaaatagaagcaataaagaaatcataaagggagacaaccctggagatagaaaacctaggaaaaggaacagaaatcatagatgcaagcatcaccaacagaataaaagggatagaagagagaatctcaggggcagaagataccatagaaaacattgtcacaattgtcaaagaaaatgcaaaaagcaaaaagctcctaacccaaaacatccaggaaattcaggacagaatgagaagatcaaacctaaggataataggtatagaagagagtgaagattcccagctcaaaggaccagtaaatatcttcaacaaaatcatagaagaaaacttccctaacctaaaaaaagagatacccataggcatacaagaagcctacagaactccaaatagattggaccagaaaagaaacacctcccgtcacataatagtcaaaacaccaaacgcacaaaataaagaaagaatattaaaagcagtaagggaaaaaggtcaagtaacatataaaggcagacctatcagaatcacaccagacttctcaccagaaactatgaaggccagaagatcctggacagatgtcatacagacgctaagagaacacaaatgccagcccaggttactgtatccagcaaaactttcaattaacattgatggagaaaccaagatattccatgacaaaaccaaaattacacaatatctttccacaaatccagccctacaaaggataatagatgcaaaactccaacataaggagggaaactacaccatagaaaaagcaagaaagtaatctaatttcaactaacccaaaagacgatacccacacaaacataattccacctctaacaacaaaaataataggaaacagcAACCATTGGTCActaatatcactcaacatcaatggactcaattccccaataaaaaggcacagacTAAAAGAccggatatgtaaagaggacccagcattttgcatagaggaaacatacctcagttacaaaggcagacactacctcagagtaaaaggctggggaaaaaattccatgcaaatggtcccaagaaacaagctggagtagccattttaatatcgaataaaattgactttcaaccaaaagttatcaaaaaagataagaaaggtcacttcatacttgtcaaaggaaaaatctaccaggatgaactcccaattctaaatatctatgcaccaaatcaaagggaacccacattcataaaagaaaccttactaaagctcaaagcacacattgcacctcacacgataatagtaggagacttcaacattccactctcatcaatggacagatcatggaaacagaaactaaacagagacacaattaaactaacagaagttatgaaacaaattgatttaacagacatctatagaacatttcatcctaatacaaaagaatatacctttttctcagcacctcgtggtactgtctccaaaactgaccatataattggtcacaaaacaggcctcaatagatacaagaagatagaaataattcaatgcatcctatcagacaacCATGAACTAAGgttggttttcaataacaacaaaaacaacagaaagcccacatatacatggaagctgaacaaggctctactcaatgataacttgctcatggaagaaatacagaaattaaagactttttagaatttaatgaaaatgaaggcacaacacacctAAACTTATGGGGCGCAATGGAAGCCATGCTCAgaggaaactcatagcgctgagtgcctcgaaaaagaaactggagagaatatACACTAGCAACTTTATGTCACACCTCAAAGCTTAAGAACAAATAGACACAAAgacacccaagaggagtggaaggcaggaaataaccaaatcagggctgaaatcaatcaaatagaaataaaaagaactatacaaagagtcaacaaaaccaggagctggtactttgagaaaaccAGTACGATGGAACGGACCAATCCCAGTAGCCAGACAAGATCCCCAGGGGAGGGGCGGGGCCACCTCCCCATTTTCATAGTTTTTGACccacaattgttcctgtctaaatgaaatgcagggacaaaatgaagcagagacctaaggaaaggccatccagtgactgtcCCAACTTGTGATCCATCCCCCacacaggcaccaaaccctgacactactactcatgccatgttgtgcttgcacacaggagcctagcatggttttcttctgagaggctcgaccagcagctgactgatccagatgcagacactcacaacCAAACACTGAACTGAGGTCACAGCCCCatatgaaagagttaggggaagtgTTGAAGGCAccgaaggggatggcaaccccataggaagaacaacaatgtcaattaacctggacccctcagaACTCCTAgagattgagccaccaaccaaaaagcatataCAGATGGTCCATTGCCCCGggtacatatgtagtagaggactgACTTGTCTTGCTTCAgtaggagaggatatgcctaatcCTGAAGATACTTTATTCTCCAGTGAAGGGTAATGCTGTGGGGTGAGGTAGGTGTGGatgggtgtgtgagtgggtgggttgTGGACCACCCTTTCAGAGGCaaagaggatgggggagggggactagGAAGAAggggaacatttgaaatatacataaataaaataatttaagaaaaatgtaaaaactgaacaaaaactagagttatttttattatttggctAACTTAAGAGTGCCACATGCTCTGTGCTTGTTCTTCTGGCTTAACTAGGGAGATGATCTTGTTCTAATCACGTGCTGTTTACCCAGTTAGAGGTGGTAAGGGACCTCAATTATTCATCTTTTGCTCCTGCTTCATTAGCTACCAGTCTTGTCTGGTACTCATTGGCCCACTAGTCATCATTCTGTAGGTATCTTGAGAGTTGTGTACTATACTATGTTCTCTTTGTTCTTATGATTTTGTGGTCAGCTTATAGATTCACCATAGAGCTAACCCTACTCATAATTACCAAGTTGTAGCCATAGTTGTTCCTggttatttaatatttaagaacTTGTTCACAGAGCAATCTGGAAGTCTCTTTTCTGAAATATATGAATACCTTTTACTGATAATTTACTCTGTTACAATTAGCTGCATTAGGATCAAGAGAATGTCAAAGGATAAAATAGTGTCTAACATACATTCCTGGTGAAATAGGGCTTAGATTAACCATCTGGCCTACTAACACTGGCTTAGAACCCTATCTTTCCTCCTGTCAGTTTGGATGTTTCATATCCAGATGCAAGCCATCCTCTTTGTCTTCCTTAGTATTCCCAATTTTACTGTTTTAATTtaattcatgtgtatatgtgattacctgcatgagtttatgtatgttacatatgtgcagaaattgaaaaggtcagaagaggaggttgtgttccctggaactgaagggaatagccatgtgtgtgctggaaatTGATTCTGTGTCTTTTGCTAAAGtaaagtactcttaactgctgagccatttctataGCCcccaattttattgttttaactcTACCCTTCCTTTGTAGCCCAACGTGTACTTTCATTTTAGTATTTATAATCAATGTGTAGTTTTCACCATGAGCCCCTTGCTTTTTCTATCTAGAATAAGTTGGTCGATGACTTAATTGCAACCCTTAGACTGATATAAGAGTGTTTTAGGAGTGTGTGCTTTAGGCGTGTTCCATTTAGGTGTCAATCCCTAGAGGAGAGTGTGGTGTTAGAATTGGttgtcagggatttttctaaatCATCCAGAAGCAAGCAGTATTAAGAATCAGTTTAGAGTCTATAACAAAAGAAGATAAACTGAGTTGCTAGTAAGTAGCAAATTTACTTCTCAGAGTTGTGAAGTCTGAGAAGTCCAAACTTTAGGCAGCAGCAAATGTCTTGTGAGGACCAACTCTGTAAGTTGTGGATGGGATTTTTTTGTGCTATCGTCTCACAGGGCAGAGACAAAAGCTCTTCGGATCCTTATTTTCATTCCTGGTGACTGTTTTCATGATTGCATTGCCACCCAAGGACTGAAGGTCTCCAAACCATCATATGCAGCATTAAGTTTCAACCACATCCAGGTTGGGACAAATAGAAGTATTCGATCTGAACAATTTCTAACCGGCACCATGTCACAGAGAGAAAGACTATGAGGTTTCCacataaacattaaaaagtaGTGCTGGGCGTGttgctcagtggcagagcacttgcctaaatTGTGCAACACTCTGGAGTCCATTACCAGCACCatgtattaaattaaaattacttcAGGGAGTGGGAAtatagttctctggtgaaatatTTACCTAGAATGTACAGTCTCATGTTTGgtcacaactttaaaaataaaaattaaaaaatatatgtcTAGGGGCTGAAGAGTTGTCTCAGTGGATGAGTGCTTCTCCACAGGACCCATGCTCTATTCTCAGTATGCACGTGGTAGAacataactgtctgtaacccccAGTTGCAGGGAATCCAgtgctctcctctggcctccttgggcactagGTACACGAGTGGTACACAAGCATTATAtagaggcaaaacacccatacacataacataaaaatttaattgaTGACCAAGTTCATCGGTAGACCACTGGACTAGCACGCAAGATACTCAAGGTTTCAGTGCTGCagcactgaaaaataaaagataagtaAATAATGTCAAATTGGGCCTTTTGTTAAGAGCTAATGCAAGAGAAAGAACAGTTCAGGATATCCATCCTAAACTTTCGTTCTAGATTTGTATGTGCAGGTAGAATGTAATTCCCATTCAAGTGACCACATCTAAATAAGATacactaaattaaaaaaagatataccAGATGAATTCTGTTCCCATGAGATGCGATGATAAATACAACAATAATTTGTAATGCCATGAATTTAATTACCTTAGAGATAAATAGCTCTTTACTTGATACTGATTACATGTGGATATTGTGTATGTAGATCAATTTGTTTTAAGTCCTTAATATCGGAAGGTTCCTTTATTTGTGATATCATCTTGACTTGTGTCACAAATAATGACTATCTCTGCGTTACTGTCTTCACTATCATACATTTTCATAGTATCATTGCTCACACTCTTCTGATAATAATTGTACTTGTATTCTGTATCATAGAAAGTGTGGAGACatggcttcattttcattgagcCACAAATATTTCCAGCATGGTTTTTCTCTGCCCCTGAAAGGTCATtgagaagaaatccagaagtaTTGCACACAAGGCATCTCTCCTTATAATGTCGGCAAGTTTTGGCTGCTGTAGGCTTGGGAAACAAAGTTTTTCCTCTATTCGCTGGCCTTTTTACCTCATAATGTCCATATGGCAGGTTGGGTTTCCTTATTCTGCATGGTTTGGTGAATGTGCTTTGCTTACATGGGATTGAAGAAGATGATTGTGTGATTTGCTTAGTTGAAGTTTTCAGAACAGCTAGCCAAGGTGTTACTTGCTTATCTGAACAGGATGAATTGACGTTACCTAATTTATAGCCATGGGTGAT
The window above is part of the Rattus norvegicus strain BN/NHsdMcwi chromosome X, GRCr8, whole genome shotgun sequence genome. Proteins encoded here:
- the Cxhxorf66 gene encoding uncharacterized protein CXorf66 homolog isoform X3, producing the protein MIIAFTFTCFCLLHYNCMVEEVQSPGGLNKENMAAISSWVSKVSACQPDMITEDILEAQPLLFNSDQLSGPSCQEKHLISNNIVKSIQPSSLEKSCIPSNVQKTTKYINIEKSSTSCSPKPSNRLLESKRSIKSSDPKRLHKSSHMERTCKKHNIKKSQKITHGYKLGNVNSSCSDKQVTPWLAVLKTSTKQITQSSSSIPCKQSTFTKPCRIRKPNLPYGHYEVKRPANRGKTLFPKPTAAKTCRHYKERCLVCNTSGFLLNDLSGAEKNHAGNICGSMKMKPCLHTFYDTEYKYNYYQKSVSNDTMKMYDSEDSNAEIVIICDTSQDDITNKGTFRY